The Cuculus canorus isolate bCucCan1 chromosome 5, bCucCan1.pri, whole genome shotgun sequence DNA segment ACCACTGCGAGGGGCATCTTAACCTGCCCCAGTCCTTTGCTGAGCTGCCACAGGAAAAGCAGTACCGAGCATCAGTCAGAGCACAGCGTTAGCAATTGCTTAATGTCACCAGCGCAGCAATGCCAGCAGAAGATGCTTTCCAAGTTGCAGCTCAGAATTGTGAGACGTAAGTTCTCAGCTCTAGCAATTTCTGCCTGCGCTCGGAAACACGACTCCAATGCGCAGGCTCTCCCCAGAGGCAGAAGGCAGCCACAGTCCTGCGCTGCTATGGAAGGTTTTTCAGCAGAACGCTTTAGAAGGTTCAGGAACAGCTTTCAATTCCACACCTCCTCCCGCTGCCCCTTAAGCGAGCGGCTCAGGCTGTGAGCGAGCAAACTGGGGGGTTTCTCCGGTGCGCCTTTACGTACGTCCTGTTGCGGATGTCGATGGCGCAGAGACAGCGGATCACCGATGACAGCAGCGTCCAGACGCCGAATGTCCGAGCCTGGAGCCCGTTCACTGCGCAAAGAAGGAGGGAGCACATGGGTACCGGGGGGAGGACGGGGGGATCGCATGGGTACCGGGGGGAGGTCCGCTCGCCGCCCCTGCCCCCCGCCGGGGGTCGTCCCGGTGCTCACCGAGGCCGGGGCTGGCGGTGTACAGCTTCTCGGAGAGGAAGCCGTGGTCGCGGAAGCTCTGCAGGGTGTTCCCGGCCGCGATGACCGACACCATCACCAGCCAGCTGCGCAGCACGTTCAGGAACCGGCTCATCCTCCCCGGTACCGGGACCCGCCCCGCGCTCCCCTTGGCGCAGGGGGCTCCGCTCCCGCCGCGCGCCGCGATGACGTCACGGCAGCCGACGCCAATCACGTCCCTCGCTGCGCGTCACGATGACGTCACGCAACCCCCCACCAATCGCGTCCCTCGCCGCGCGGGaggcggggcgggcggggcaggggggcgcggggcggggccgccgccCCTCGGTTGTTGTAGCAACAGCGAAGCGGCGGGAGGGGCCGCGGCGGGAGCaggtgcggggggggggcgatggggaGGCGGGCGCGGCTGCCCCCGGGGCTCTCCCGGGCCGTAACCCGCTGGGCGGCGGCGCGCTGAAGCGTGGGTTGATGGGAGGCGGCAGTGGCGGTCCCTCGTCGCTGCTCCGCTCGGCGGAGCCTTCGTGCTCCTAATCCTTCTCGCAGGTAACCGCACGGTGCCTCGGATCGGCGGGAAGGAGCCGCGGGGTCTGCTGAGGCcgggctgcaggaaagctccCGGAGGAAATGCCGGCTGGGATGGcgcaggagctggaggagactGACTCGTcctcagaggaggaggaggaggaagatgctgCAGATGAGCTGGAGTAAGTAGGAAGAACACCCTCTTGGCTGTTCCTGTCTCCCCGAGCTCCCTGCGGGATTTGTACTAATCTGAGAAGACAGTTGCATTGCTCACCCTCCTGCTGATAAAGCAGGCGATGGTTGGTTTGGGCCTCGGGCCTGTGGCCAGGCTGGCTGTGGCTGTAGCCTAGAAGGCCACCACATTCATCAGGGTTGGACATACAGCTGTTCTTGGCTACTCTAAACTCTGTAGCTTCCTTGATCTTTTCCTGTTGTGTTCCTAAGCTGGGAACTTTCTTGATGATATTTATGAGAACGAAGGAAATGAATGTCAGGGtctttttgtttagtttttttttttgttgttgttggtttaATATCCACTGTGCTTCAGAGGATGGAAACGTACTGTACAGTAGGCTGGTACGCAGTGTTTTATGtcctttttcaaaaataatcttGTGAGAACCCTGCTTCTAGGGTTCTTATTGCTTACCAGTGTATGTTTGTTCTATCTTTGTTTAATAGCTTCTTTTATCTTGTGAGGGGTTTGGTCCCTTTCACAGAGTGgaattcttttccatttcagccaGACCTACTTTAATACAtcctgtttgttttattttgcatgcgTGTTGTGACCGAGTGCCCAGTTGCAAACTGCAGTACCTTAAGCTATTTAGGGGAATGTTGCTTCACCCCAAATAGATGGCACAAATTTCACAGACCCTCCTGGATGGAAAGGTCCAAAGCTGCCTTCACCTAGAATGTCATTGTAACAGTGTGTCTGCATAAAGGGACCGGGGGTCATACTAGGAATGAATCACTGACACCTGGAGGATTGAGCCTTACTGTAAGTCCTCAAGACAGGCTTAATATAAATGTCCTTCCTGTTGCCTCAGCTGATTTCCCACTTATATAAGACTTGTAGTGTAAATTCTGGAAGCTTCTCGTGTCCCTTCCAGTCTGAATAGCTAATCCCACCACCACAGTAACTGATATCCCCCTCACTCCTTAATAACTTTCTTCTTTAGAGGTAGTGGAAGCAGATGGAAGTGCTGTGAAGTTAATTTATCTGGGTGATGATGGTATTAACTTAGTTAAGAGGACCAAGGTTACACTTGTCCTAACATCAAAAGTTTCCCTTTCGTTTCAGTTCCTATGTCCTAAGTGTAGGAGgtgttttgtcttctgtagTTTCTCCACTCCTTTGGCAGACAATGATCTTGCATATTTTCTAGGTGTGTTTTTGTGTATCTCTGCCAGTCTTTATGTTTCTTGTTGGTTCTGTAGATAGAGATGTgtctctccagcccctcagtctctgttttctgttaacTTTTTCATGGTTCCATTCTTTGTGGAGTGAGTAATAAGTGGTCTCAATTTTATTTGCTTAGAGAGGTTGACAGGTGATCCTAGGGTTTCACATAATAGATCTTAATTATTTTGTACGTCCTTAATTTTTCTGAGAACATGATAGTTCCCAATGTAATATTGTTGTTTTATGCAGAACTGATCACTGTATCTTGGAAGTTGTAGCTTTGTAGCTTGAGTGCTGGCTGGGGTCATCATTGTTGAGTTCTGGGCTTGCATTCCACTGCATCTGGCAGAAATTGAAAAGGAAGAGCACAAAAGTTTATGCATTGTGTTGAGCCAAGCTTTTCGTAGTCTTTCAAACTCTGCATGAGTGCCTTTTTGTGCACTTCAGAGTCCAGGATTACAACCAGGCAGTATGCATTGGTTTGCGGTTCTTAAATTGGGGACTGGAACCTGCATTGTAAAGTCTGGTTGTGTGGAGAGCAGAAATTATTGTTTATCTTGAATTATAGATCCCATTTTCAGGCTAGAAATCCAGAGAGTCGTAGCTGTGAAAATTCATGGAGACTCTTCCAAGTTACTCTCGGTAAAATAAATACGAGTTAAACAGAACTCCAACTTTGCCTGGCAAGACCAACCCAAAAAGAGGATGATCTGGAAGATTCCCTTTATAGCTGAGGATAGGGTGCATAGCGTGTGTGAGTCAGGATGGGCAGGGCGCAGACGCAACCGCAAAAccacagctgaaatacagagtAAGATTATTTTCGTTACCTTGCCAACAAGAGGATCCCTGAAGCAGTACCCAGGCATAGGCGCACAGGTGGAGACGCAGGTGCTGTGGAGCTCAGCCCTTGCTAGAGGCTTGACGAACTCGCTGTTTGTGCCTGTTTTTCAGGGATTCGCACAGGTGTAATTTAACCACTGTGCTTTGGTTTTTCTTACTACACCAGGGGTGGAATCTCAAGCATGTTCAACAGAGTGCCTCTAAGTCTATCACAGGCCTGTGCTATCTGAACATAGATGTTGTGCTTGTTGCCTATCCTTGTGTGCTTGACAGTTAGAATAACATATGTACATTTGAGCATGTTTACAATCCTCCTTGCCcatcttctgttattttcccaCAGTATGTTTGCTGTGTCCTACCCACAGGCTTGGTGGACAAGCATGGGCAAGCACAGAATATTTGTGTCCTCACTGTAACTAACTGCCGTGTGCATGAGGCTCAGCAGTTGCTTATACGGATTGTCTTGCTGTTTCAGGGATCATCCATGCATCAAGTGGACTGGTGGTGGATGCAGGCGGATTGCTGTCTTTGTGTTTCACGCCGAAGCCATTCTGACCAACGACAGCTACCTCCGCCTAATTGGAGGTAGGTGCAACTACGCGCCAGCATTTGGCCTGAAGGCATGAGGTAGAAGTCTCTTACTGTTCTCTTTGTGGTGGAGAAGAGGACATGGTAGGAAGGAAATTACAGTCGTCTCTAACACGTCTGAACACTGAGGCgttcagaaatatttgatgGGTTGGTGAATGTTTATCATGTCTTTGGGTTGTGACAAGTGTCTGTTTGTCCCTTCACTGGGTCCTGATGTGTTTCGAATTGAAACTGCTTGCAAACTGAACTTGGAGGCTGTGCTAGAACTTAAGACCGGGGCAGAAATTCACTACTCAGTAGCTAAGAACTTAAAGTCAATCATTGCATTGAGTTTCACTGGGAAATAAAGTGTCCATCCCCACAGTGGTAATAACAGTAGTAAGCTTTAGTGACAGATCTCTGCATCTAAAGCCTCACATCTGTGAGTAAGCTCATAAGCAGAATGCTTGCTGCCATGGCAGTGCTTGATTTGGGATACCAAACCTGTATAGTGTCAGATAAGGGGGAGCCTCCAAATGAGAGGCAGAGTTGTTATAAACAATCATGCTGCATTGCAAAAGCTAATACTCACAGGTGTTACAGCTAGGAGCTTATTCTGGATGTGCTGAGTTGGAGAAAAGTTAAAATCTACACAACTTCTTTTTGTGAAGCTGAcactcctttcttctcttgcctCTCCCTTTCTTAGGTAATTTGTGCCCTCATTTCTAATATCCTATccaaacagaaatgcttctggCTCATAAGGGTAAGGGGTGGAGAAGGTGATTTGTGTGTGGAAACTCCTGATCCTTTTCATGTGAgttaaaaacacagctgaatGATGGCAGAAGCTGATGGTAATTGTAACTTGTATCCCAACTGGAGCGTGGTGTCTCTGACTTTTTCTCAGGAGACACAGGCTTTTCTTGGTTTAACAAGTCTACTGCTGAATAGTGCAACTTGTTAAATTTCCTTGGGCTTTTTCTAGTCCCAGGTTATGGTACTTCTTACCCTTTTCTTTAGACTTACTTTTTTGGTAGAACATATTTGCTGAGgtttagtttaattttcatctttctgttctCGGTTCAAACCAATTTGTAAAATGCCTTTTCCAAGTGATTCTGTATTCTAGTGTTGcaatttctgcctctgctttctttgaacTCTTTTATGCATTGCCACATCTTTTTGTACTACTGGCCTCTAGtcttgctctttcctttctgtttgtcttATACCTCCACTGCTGCTtatagcttttgttttcctgacttTCTACTTGGAtagtagttttctttttctttccttgtcttGTTTACTTTATTTCCTACTGGTTTCCTACAGTTATTTATCAGAATTGGTACAAGTGAATGAGATGCAAACAGAAATTTGGTGTTTTATATGAGGCTTTCAGGATCTAAAAAGCGATGGTGTAAGTTAACCATATCAATGAAGGGCATATGGCATGATTACTCTTAGGTAGGAATACTAATCTTGAATAgagaagaaagaactgaaatcaTGTGTGCAGTGTTATAAAACAGTTGATATAAagagctttctttaaaaaaaaaatctggacaTTTGTTAGGATgtcctgtgttttattttgataagATATTGCTGCATTGTAttagatataaaaaaattatacctAAGGAATGATGTAAGTCAGTTCAGTGCTGTCGTTGGAGTTAGTGCCCCAAGAGATGGACAGGCATTTCCTGTGACCCTTTGCCTGttatgtgctgctgctgtgtgaatGCTCCACTGTGGATTAAGTGCAGCTGTACTGTGCCGGGTCCTATGGcactcttctctctcctttggtAGCGTAGATAACACTGGTTTACTCCTCTAGGTGCAGACTCTAATATCCTGTCTGTTGCCCTCTTAACAGAGCGCTACCGCTTGTCCTATAAGATTGTGCAAACAGACAGCCGTCTTGTTCGCAGCATTCTGACTGCCCATGGATTCCATGAAGTGAGTGCAATGTACTTCAGATCTGATTATGTGCTGGGTTGGGAGGTGGGGATGATGACGattatgttttgattttttttttagcgttttgttttgtgctttttttgtggtgtggggttttttttgtttggtttttttttgttttttttttgactgctgTAGGGTTAGAACCAGGAAGTTGCTGTGGACTTCATTGAGatgtggtttgtttcttttttatctaCTCAGCCAGTCAAGACAGGCAATGTACCATGATTTTGCACTCTCAAAGGAAGCACCCCTTAGCcttaagactgaaaaacaagGGATGCTGAAGTTGGgccatgtttttttctcttcttacttTTGAAGTGTCATCTTTCACCCTTGGGAAGATCTGAAGGATTGattctctcagcctttgcaAGACCACAGAAACATTGATTTAGTATTTCATGTTTCTCTTCTAGCACCTCTCTTGCTCTAACGAATGTCCTAGATGCAGCTAGCGACAGTTTGAAAGGTGTGTGTGGTGGATTTTCTCCTGAATAACACCAAGTTAAGGAATTGGTCTCACAAGTTTCCTGAAGAAAtctaaaacactttaaaaactgGGTTTAAACAGCCTgcaagaagaacaaaaccataAATTGGTTTAGAAAAATGTGATATGGTTATTTCCCAGCACAACTGTACAGTAGCTTAGGACAGGAGTCTGGCTATAGTTGCCCTATTATTAGAGATGGATAGAGGAGATTGTTTTTCTCTAGGATTGCTTTGATCTCATAGACATAAGGTCACAGTCTGTAGGACAAGTGGTGGAGCCTTTCATtaattctatggttttatgTCCATGgtaattttctgttgctttttagGTGCACCCTAACAGCAGCGAATATAATCTCATGTGGACAGGATCACACTTGAAGCCCTACTTGCTGCGTTCCCTTACAGATATTCAGAAAGTCAATCATTTCCCTAGGTGAGGCCTTGATATCATGTTTTGCTGAACATCTTTGTGATGGTTTGCAAAAACCTGAACATAGATAGctctaaaaaaaatagagtgTACGTGGTATTGTAAAGTTGCAATGCGCTGGGTCTGTGCTGCATGCCGTCTTCATTCTAAACAGTCTTTGGGGTTTTAGTGAGATAGTGAGTCGAGCTTGTCTGTAGCCCAAATACTAggtgttggtttattttttttctcctttatttggtaatcatagaatagtctggaTTGggagagactttaaagatcatccagttccaacctctctgacattggcagggacatcccactggctcaggctgcccaaggcccatccaacctggcctggaacacctccagggatggggcagctacagcttccccgggcaacctgggccagtgcctcaccactcttgttgtgaagaaattcttcctaatatccagtctaaatctgcccctctccagtttgtacctcTCCCCCCTCGTCCAATCACCACAATGCTTTaggaatagcccctctccagctttcctgtagcccctttcaggtactggaaggtcgctgtaagatcttctccgagccttctcttctccagactgaacaacccaaactccctcagcctgtcctcgtagggaaggtgctccagccctctgatcatctttgtagccctcctctggaccagctccatctccttctcatgttgaggtttccagatctggacacaatactccagaagaggtctcacaagagaggaacggaggggcagaatcccctcccttgccacgctgcttctgatgcagcccaggacacggttggtcgtctgggctgcgagcgcacgttgccggctcacgttgagcttctcattgaccagcacctccaagcccttctgtgcagggctgctctcaatcacgtcatcccccatcctgtactgaaatcgggaattgcccctacccaggtgcaggacattactcttggccttgttgaacctcatgaggttctcacagccccacttctccagtctgtaaTGTAAATAAACTGTTTGGGGCTTTGGGTTCTTAGTTACAGAGACAGTCACATGTCACCTGCCAAAGTTTATGAACACCGTTATAGAAGTTGGCTGTGCTTCTGTCTGTCTTGGGAATGGCAAGAAGTGTGACAAATGAGAATGCGTATTAATATGGCTGTAGGTCAGAGACGGTAAAACTGAAGAGTAGTTGCAGATTAGGGCTTAGAGGTCGGTCAGGGCAACAGATGCTTTAATAACTAGGATTGAAGGGTTGCTGTAATGTGGGTTTTTCatgtggggaaaaataaatacgGTCTCTTGTGTTTTGGGACTTCAGGTCTTATGAACTGACACGAAAGGATAGACTTTACAAGAATGTCAGTCGTATGCAGCTGGCCCATGGATTCAAGACATTCCATATATTACCTCAGACCTTTATCCTCCCAACAGAGTACCAGGACTTCTGCAGTAAGTGAATGCCTGATGATGCCCAGAcctaaaacaaaataactagGTGGGGGGAAGAGATTTACTTTTCATATCCCAGCCTGTTGATCATGTGGATAAGGCGATAAAATCAGAGGAAGCTGGAAGGATAGTGGAAAAggaaacataatttctttatatAATTTCTACTCTGCTGTTTATTCCATGCCTCCCAAAGTCCTCAAGAAGCTGACGTGGGCTTAAGGCTCCAGagctgagaatttttttttgtgcctagTGCTGTTGATGGTCAACTTTACAATATCCCTGACTAAAATCTGGGAGTACTGCAGAGAGAAGTGCCAAAAGGAGGCATAGAGCAGAGAAATCAATCAgttggagcagcaggaggggcCATAATAAATGCAGTGAGTGCCGAGGGGTAAAATAGAGCATCAAAAAAGTAGACTTTGATCTCCTCATGGAGTTCTCTAAATTTCTACTGTAGGCAGTGTTCTTGATTCTTGCTCCTTCATAAATAGCAAAATGGAAGATGTTTCAGacttgttctcttttcttttaaccaGATACCTATTCTAAGGACAGAGGCCCATGGATAGTGAAGCCGGTGGCCTCTTCCAGAGGTCGAGGTGTCTACCTGATAAACAATGTAAGTCTTCTGCAAAGCGACTGCTCTTCAGTAACACTGTTTGCAAAACTATGCCAGCTTCCAGACAAGGGCCGTGGAAACATCTAACCAGACACTGGGTGTGCTCTGGATTTCAAGCATACATTAGTGAGCAGCTCAACAGTCCTGAGCAGTTGGCAAAGCCTGCGTGGGCCTGTGCTGTGTATCCAAAAGCTGTCTATTTCTTTGTATGCTGTGCTTATCTTGCAATCTACATGGTACTTTCAAGTCCTGTCTTATTAGGAGCAAGTTCGTGCTCCCTGATACAGTTTGGGGAACTGTGCTACCTCATGCTTTCCTTGTGGCTAACAGTAGGTTGGCCTTAGGAAGATTTCCAGAACTCTCCTTAGTTTTTTACCTGTGTGACCTAAACAGTCGCCTTGCCTCTGTCTTTCCCCTGGAAAAGACCAGTTAAAATGAAACCTTATATGATACAGTAGGATGTGGATCGGTCTTCAAGTTGTGTTATCTAAATGCCAGTGCACCCTTACTGAGGTGTAAAGGGAATGGTTCTTTGACATCTGTGTTCTGGTTATAGTGTCTTTTGACCTTCTGGGGCTTTGCAGGGAGTTAAGTTGTCATAGGTAACAAATTTGGACAGGAGGCAAACACATGAGGGTATTCCAGTAAATATTCTTGGCAGCAAAACTGACTGGtgagtaattttgttttcactcaCTCAAACCCCTTTAGCTTCCCCTGCATTGAGGGGGTCACGTTGCCTCATCTGTTCTCTACTTGGATCATTTCCCATAAAATAAGGGAGCAATTCGCCAAGTGTATGAGGTAAGTATTTCCAGAGCTGCACTCAGttctttctttgcttgaaaGAGGAACGAGCTCAGGATTATGGCAGTTGGCCACGAAGTGAGGAAAAGACCCTCTGGGACCAATCTTCCTTTGTGTGTATCTGTTCCAGAAACACTTCAGCTGGTTTGGCCTAAAGACTTCAGTTTCCTTCGATGTGATGCCATTAAGGGAGAGTTTTCTAGAATCTCATCGcaaaagtgtttaaaaacaacaataaaaaaccccaacagaacAATAAACCTCTGAATTTCTCTGCTCCGTGATATGACAGGTTGCCACTTTTCTGTGGTGTGCTGAGGGAAGTTGAGCACCCTGTATTCCTAGGATTCCTGCTCGTGATGCTGGTGATATGGCTGACTACATGCAAAATTGAATAAAGGGAGGATGACGatgttttcctggcttttttGCAAACTGAAGGCAAGAAAATGTCTGGCAAGAAACCGTTTGTATGAGTAGTTAAAACTGGTTGCAAGAGAGGCCTGCATACAGCaaaaagtaaaagctttttCAGCAGATCCCATGACTTTGCGATGTGTGCTGGTCATGGGTAGAGCTTTCTGTTCAAAGCTAAAAGGGAAGCGTGCAGAACAGTAGCCTTTGCTGTGAACTGAGTCTCGATTGAAGGCATTTACTCCTGTAGGCACAAAGGCTGAATACCAGCCCAAGGTCTAGCTATAAAGATCACAAGTTGAGGAgtcattttcttcacttctgaCTTCCTCATCAACTGTAGTCATGTGCTCTTTCCAGTGTCTTCTAAATGCCTCCTCCCTGTCTTTGGTTAAATGCTTGAGAAGCAAACAGAATGACAGTCACTTCttagatgtttttcctttttattttacatgatTGCTGTGTGGCTTTTAAATCTTGGTTCTTCCCTAAGGAGCGTTTAACTGGAAGATTCAATGGGCAGTTTTTTTGGAAATGTAATCACTCCCAGGCATCTGGTTAGGCTCTAATTACCTTATGTCTGTTGTGACTGACAGGGatgagttttcattttgtttttgtttcctccctccccagacATATCTGTCAGTACAGAGGGGCTTTAGGAGGGAAAGGCTCGAAAAAATGGTGGGTTTGATCTGGTCATCTTATTTTTCACTCcttgtttctctgttcttctgtaGCCAAACCAGATTGTACTGGAAGACAACATCCTGGTTTCTCGTTACATCAGCAACCCTCTGCTCATAGATGGTGAGTGTGCTTAGGAATTGATTTTCTCCCTTCATCCAGCTCCGTACCTGAGGATCTCTGCAGCctttgcaggattttttttgaacaATTGAGGGTCAGTCTTCCTCTAGTACTGGAAAAATGTAACTAGAGAATTTCTTAAAATCTGGAAGCTTTATGATTGGGAAAGCTTCAGGCCTCTGTGTCAGTAATGGTTTATTGCTCTGAAGGTCTGATGAAATTCCTCCACTAGATACGATGTCCAAAAGATATTTGCAGTCACCAGCTCTTGACAACTGTATTTCAGATTTCAAGTTTGACGTGCGCCTCTATGTTCTGGTGACATCCTATGATCCACTCGTCATCTATCTCTACGAGGAAGGATTGGCCAGGTAGGGGAGTTGTCTTCTTAGTGTATCTGTGCTTGAGTTCTGCGGGGTTTGAATATGTGATACATTATGCTGTGTCCCATCAGTTTTCTTTGTATAGATTATAGGATCTTTAGTGAGGCACTTTATTATACAGGTAATAAATTACATAACTTTTCAACTCTCAAAGGTTGCATGGGCACGTACATCATCATTGGCATGTTCATTCACAG contains these protein-coding regions:
- the ERG28 gene encoding ergosterol biosynthetic protein 28 homolog isoform X2, which translates into the protein MSRFLNVLRSWLVMVSVIAAGNTLQSFRDHGFLSEKLYTASPGLVNGLQARTFGVWTLLSSVIRCLCAIDIRNRTLYYITLFTFCLALVHFLSEVFIYHTAALTIGVMAPLMVASFSMLGMLIGLQYLEVEELSQNKKKN